A genome region from Amblyraja radiata isolate CabotCenter1 chromosome 2, sAmbRad1.1.pri, whole genome shotgun sequence includes the following:
- the asb4 gene encoding ankyrin repeat and SOCS box protein 4, with amino-acid sequence MENESSQAKAARTLKETFFQVLLSNDYNALKEILRQKKIDVDTVFEVEDEDMILASYKQGYWLPSYKLGNSWAAGLHLAVMLGDLKTITMLLNHNASINYQPNGKTPLHVACEVKNRDCVSILLHHGAKVNSFSLSGHTPLHLCKTKESIACAKLLIWNGAKLNLQTENDYKETPLHIAARFGVSELVALYVDHGANVDSVNIYMETPLIAAIYWALDMKEQQYSINHHRICRMLIDYGASVNARERDFKSPLHKAAWNCDHLLLQMLLESGAFAGSMDVNGCAPLQYLMKVTAVRPAAKPEICYQLLLNHGAARIYPPQFHKVLQSCCASPKAVEVLVNSYESIHSTRKWRSVIPDDILEQHSAFYKSLFDVCGRSPRSLVHLARCTIRRVLRARCYSAVPKLLIPHRLKQYILLEPEGVMY; translated from the exons ATGGAAAACGAGAGTTCTCAGGCCAAAGCTGCCAGAACACTCAAGGAAACATTTTTCCAGGTCTTGCTGAGCAATGATTACAATGCATTGAAGGAGATCCTGAGGCAAAAGAAGATAGATGTTGATACGGTTTTTGAAGTGGAAGATGAAGACATGATCCTGGCATCTTATAAACAAG GTTACTGGCTACCAAGTTACAAATTAGGGAACTCCTGGGCAGCCGGCCTGCACTTAGCCGTGATGCTTGGTGACCTGAAGACCATTACAATGCTACTGAATCATAACGCCAGTATAAACTACCAACCGAATGGGAAAACGCCTTTACATGTTGCATGTGAGGTGAAAAACAGGGACTGTGTTAGCATTCTGTTGCACCATGGAGCCAAAGTAAACTCATTCTCACTGAGTGGACATACGCCGTTACATTTATGTAAAACCAAGGAGTCCATTGCATGTGCAAAACTCCTGATCTGGAACG GCGCAAAGTtgaatcttcagactgagaatgacTATAAAGAGACACCACTGCACATAGCCGCCCGTTTCGGTGTATCTGAACTAGTGGCACTTTATGTTGACCATGGAGCCAATGTTGACAGTGTCAATATCTATATGGAAACGCCGCTCATTGCCGCTATTTACTGGGCACTAGACATGAAAGAACAACAATACAGCATAAACCATCATCGGATTTGTAGAATGCTAATAGACTATGGAGCTTCTGTAAATGCTCGAGAACGGGATTTTAAGTCTCCACTTCACAAAGCTGCATGGAATTGTGACCACCTACTTCTACAGATGTTGTTAGAATCAGGTGCTTTTGCTGGTTCAATGGATGTTAATGGTTGTGCCCCACTTCAATACCTCATGAAGGTGACAGCAGTACGACCAGCAGCAAAGCCAGAGATTTGTTATCAACTGTTGCTCAACCATGGGGCTGCAAGGATCTACCCTCCCCAATTTCACAAG GTTCTACAATCATGCTGTGCCAGTCCAAAGGCGGTTGAAGTCCTGGTCAATTCTTACGAATCAATTCATTCTACGCGAAAATGGAGAAGTGTTATACCTGATGATATTTTAGAG CAACATTCAGCGTTTTATAAATCTCTGTTCGACGTCTGTGGAAGATCACCCCGCTCTCTGGTGCACTTGGCTCGATGTACTATTCGGAGAGTGTTACGAGCAAGGTGTTACAGTGCCGTGCCAAAACTTCTCATCCCACATCGACTTAAACAATATATTTTATTAGAGCCAGAAGGTGTGATGTACTGA